DNA from Desulfarculus baarsii DSM 2075:
GCGGCTGGTTGCGCCGGAGCTGTGCGCGGCGGCGGTGGAGTTGGCGCTGGGGCCTGGGGTGGGATATCATGCTCGTGGGTTTGAGGCGAGCGATCTGGACGGTGTGGTGTTGGTTTTTTGTGCGTCTGGCGATAGCGCGGTGAATGCGCGGGCGGCGGAGTTGGCGCGGTCGCGGGGGATATTCGTGAACGTGGTTGACGCGCCGGAGGCTGGCGACATGATTGTGCCGGCGCATTTTCGGCGTGGCGAATTGTTGGTGGCGGTGGCCACGGGCGGGGCTTCGCCGGCGTTGTCGCGGCGGTTGCGGCAGCGTTTGGAGGTTGAGTTTGGCCCGGAGTGGGGTCCGTTGTTGCGACTTTTGGCGGCGGCGCGTCGGGCGGTGTTGGCTGGCGGCGGCGATGGGGCCGATCATCGCCGGGTGTTTTACGAGCTGGTGGATTCGCGGCTGGCGGAGTTTTTGCGGGCTGGCGACTGGGCCGGGGTGGACGGGCTTTTGCGGGAGGCGTTGGGCCTGGGGCTGGCGGATTTGGGCCTTGGGCCGGATGATTTGCAACCGCGACCGGAGGATGGGCGGCCATGAACGATTTTTTGCATTGGGCCACGGTGGCGGCGTATTTGGCTGGGACGGCGTTGTATTTGGCGTTCGTGGCGGCGCAGCGCGATGGTTTGCGTCGTGTGGGCGGGGCGGTTTTATGGCTGGGTCTGGGGTTGCACACGGCGGGGCTGGCCACGGCGTGGTGGGAGCTGGGGGTCGTGCCGGCGTTGAACCTGGGCCAGAGTCTGGCGCTGTTGTCGTGGGCGCTGATGGCGGCGACGTTGGTGGCCAATCTGCGTTTGGAGATCATGGTGATGGGTGCGTTGAGCGGGCCCATCTGCACGATGCTGTTGTTGGCGGGCAACTGGCTGCCCGCGCCGGTGGGCCAGCCGGGGCCGGTGTTCAAGAGCGTTTGGTTGGGGGTGCATGTTTTCGGCTTGCTGGGTGGCTATGGCCTGTTGTTGTTGGCCTGCCTGGCGGGGCTTTTGTACATGCGGCAGGAGCGGGCGCTACGCAGCAAGCGTTTGGGGCCGCTTTTCCAGCGTTTGCCGTCGCTTTCGCGGCTGGACCAGTTTGGCCATTGGACGATGGTTTCGGGTTTTACGTTGATGACGGTTGGCCTGGTGGGCGGGGCGATTTTCGCGCACGGGGTGATGGGTTCGTTTTTGCGGGGCACGCCCAAGGAGGTTTGCGCGCTGGTGACGTGGTTGGCCTACGCGGCGGTGATTCACACGCGGCTGGTGCAGGGCTGGCGTGGCCGGCGGGGGGCCTGGCTGATGGTGGCGGCCTTTGGGCTAGTGCTGTTCACGTTCGTGGGGGCCGGCCTTTTATTCAATGATTATCACTCGTTCGAGTCTATCATCAAATTCACGGGGGCCGTTTCGTGAACCTTTTGCTGGTTGGCGTCAATCACAAGACCGCGCCGGTGGAGCTGCGTGAGTGCCTGGCTCCGGCCGCCGATGGCGCGGAGCGGATTCTGCGGCGCGTGTTGGATATCGGCGAGGTGGACGAGGCCTTTTTGGTCTCGACCTGCAATCGCGTGGAGCTATTGACCGCCGGCGACGGGCCCCAGCCGGCCGAGGCGGTCAAGGCGGCCCTGACCGACGGCCGCCGGGCCGAGGCCCAAAGGCTGGAGCGGGCCTTTTACGTCCACCACGACGACGAGGCCGTGCGGCACTTGTTCCGCGTGGCCAGCAGCCTGGACTCGCTGGTGGTGGGCGAGCCGCAGATTTTGGGCCAGATCAAGGAATCGTTTCGCCTGGCCTGTGAAAGCGGGGCCTGTCGGGCGGTGCTCAACCGGCTTTTGCACACCACCTTTCGCGTGGCCAAGCGGGTGCGCAGCGAGACCAACATCGGCGGCGCGGCGGTGAGCGTGCCTTTCGCGGCGGTGCAGTTGGCCAAAAAGATCTTCGACGACCTGGCCGGCTTGCGGGCGCTGTTGGTGGGGGCGGGCGAGATGGCCGAGCTGGCGGCCGAGCACCTGCTGGCCGGCGGCGTGGCCGAGCTGACCGTGGCCAACCGCACCTACGAGCGGGCCCTGGCCCTGGCCGGCCGTTTGCGGGGCCGGGCCTGCGCCATGGACGAGCTGGCCCAGGCCCTGAGCCAGAGCGACATCGTCGTCACCTCCACCGGCGCGGTGGAGCCGGTGATCAGCCAGGCCATGGCCAAGGCGGCGCTGAAGAAACGCCGACATCGGCCGGTGTTTTTCATCGACATTGCCGTGCCGCGGGACGTGGACCCCAAGGTGGCGGAGCTTGAGGGCTGTTTTGTCTACGATATCGACGACCTGACCCAAGTCGTCGAGCAAAACCGCGCCAGCCGGCAAGAAGAGGCCGCCCAGGCCGAATTGATCGTGGCCGAGGAGGTGGGCAAGTTCCGCGAGTGGCTCGACGCCCTGGCCGTGGTGCCGACCATCGCCGCGCTCTCGGCCAAGGCCGAGGCCATCCGCCGGGCCGAGGTGGAGTTCACCCTGCGCGGCGGGGCGATCCAGGGCGAGGAGCAGGCCGAGGCCATCGATCGCCTGACCCGCTCGCTGGTCAAGAAGCTCCTGCACGATCCGATCCTGTTTTTGAAAGAACAGGGCCACGCCTCGGCCGAGACCAGGCGCGATCAACTGGCCCTGGTCAAGCGGCTGTTCGGGCTGGGCCCGGAGGAGGGGTGAAAGCCGTGTTGTTCAGTGTTTGTCTGGCCTGTCGATGTTGATGATCTGGCGATAGACCGCGTAGCCGCCCGCGCCGATGCCCAGCAGCACCATCAGCGCCAGGACCAGTCCCTTGGCCCCCAGCCAGTCGTCGAGCCGGCGGCCGACAAAGAAAAACAACAGCACCGAGCCGGCGAAGGTCATGGCCACCCGCATGGGAAAGGCCATGTAGATCAGCATGTCGCGGAGGTTGGAGCGTTTCATGTTCGCCTCGGCGGGGCCTGCGCGGCCAGGCCCGGCCAAACGGTGTTTAGCGCCGCTGGGCCGGCCTTGAAGGCTTGAGCGAGGCCCGGATGTTGTGGTAACCTCTAGCCAATGAGCCCGGCCGGGCGTTTGGCTGGTTTGACCGCGCGCCGAGGCCGACCGTCAGGCAATCAATGGCCGCGCGCGCTTGCCGCGGCCCGGTTTTGGAGCAAGCCCATGTCCGAAAAGAGAGTAGCTCGGGTCACCGACATCATCGCCGCCTCGCCCATCAGCTTCGACGACGCCATCAAGGTCGGCTTCGAGCGCGCCGCCCGCACCCTCAGGGACATCACCGGCATGAAGGTTCTGGAGCAACGGGTGGCCGTCGAGGACAACCAGATCCAGGAATACCGCGTGCGCCTGGAAGTTATTTTTCTCCTCGAATCCTAGGTTGTCCAGTCGATAATCCGCGCTGGGCGCGAGGGCGTCGCCCGCGAAGGCGAGCGCCGCGCGCTTGGCGCGCTTTTTTGTGGATGCGGCGGTGAGCAAGGCCCCCTACGATCAGCTTTTCATCTACGAAGTGGCCGGCGACGCCCGGCCGGCCATCGGCGCGCCGCCGGCCGGTTATCTGGGCCTGTGGCTGGAGGCCGACAGCAGCTTCGTCTTTTTCGACCGCCCGGCCGACGAGGCCATGGCGCGCATCCTGACCGCCGGGCCGGGGCTAAAGTTGCTGGACCGCCACCAACTCAGCTACGAGCAATGGCAGGGCGGCCAGGCCCTCACGCCCATCGTGGTGGACGATCTGCACATCGTGCCGGCCTGGCTGGATTACGATCCGCCGGCCGGGGCCAGGCTGGTGCGCTTGGACCCGGGCCTGGTCTTTGGCTCGGGCCTGCACCCCACCACCGCCCATTGCCTGGAGCTGTTGCATCTGCGCCGCCAGCGCGGGCCGCTGGGCCGGGTGCTGGATCTGGGCTGCGGCACGGGCATCCTGGGCCTGGCCGCGGCGGCCTGGGGCGCCCAAGGCGTCACGGCGGTGGACTTGAACCCCCTGTGCGTCGAGACCACCCAGGCCAACGCCCGCCGCAACGGCTTGGCCCTGACGGCCGTGGAGGGTCCGGCCCAGGATTTCATCCATCTGCCGGCCCAGGTGGTGCTGAGCAACCTGCACTGGCAGGTGCAAGAGCTGATTTTGGCCGACGAGGCCAAGCTGGCCCACGGCCCCGAGCTGATTTTATCGGGGATCATGCGCGGTTTCGCGGGGCCGCTGGAGGATCGCCTGGGCCGGCTGGGCTACCGCGTCTTGCAACGCCGCGAGGCCGATTTCACCTGGTTCACTTTCTGGGCGGCGCGCTGAGGGCGCTTTTTTTGCGCGGCGGTTCATTTTGCCCGGCCGGCGCTGTTGACAGGCCGGCCGGGCCGTGTTAATCCAGCCTGTAATCATCACACGCACCCGGAGGCACCGGCGATGGCGCGAAAACAGCCGTCCATGCAACAACCAGGGCGAGGTTCCAGGCAACCTCGACACGACAACTCCCGCCCGTCTTTCGGCTTCTCCGGCCAGCTATCCCCCCGCGTATCCGTATCTCGCATCGTAATTATTCTGCCCCTATAAGGGGCCGAAACCCGTTTCCAACTCTCGTTTTTACAACCAGTTTCGCAAAAAACCAAACCAGCGCCCCTTTTGGCCGCGCGCCCGTTTTTTGGCTCCATCCGTGGGCCGACGCGCGCCGGCGGGGCCGGAGGCCAAGGCGTCATGCGTAGCGACAAAGTCAGACTAGGCGTTCACCGCGCGCCCCAGCGCTCGCTGTTGCGGGCCATGGGCCACGACGACGAAACCATGGTCAAGCCGTTGATCGGCATAGCCAATTCGTACTCTCAGGTCGTGCCCGGCCACATCCACCTCAACGACCTGGCCCTGGCCGTGGCCGAGGGCGTGCGCCAGGCCGGCGGCCAGCCCATGGAGTTCAACACCATGGCCATCTGCGACGGCCTGGTCATGGGCCACGACGGCATGCACGCCTCGTTGCCCAGCCGCGAGATCGTCGCCGACAGCGTCGAGCTGATGGCCCAGGCCCACTGTTTCGACGGCCTGGTGCTTTTGGCCAGTTGCGACAAGATCGTCCCCGGCATGCTCATGGCCGCCGCCCGCCTGGATATCCCGGTGGTGGCGGTCACCGGCGGACCCATGGCCGCCGGCCGCCTCGACGGCAAGCGGGTGGATTTGATCACCGTTTTCGAGGGCGTGGCCAAGGTGGCCAGCGGCCAGATGACGCCGGATGATCTGGCGCGCCTGGAGCGCTTGGCCTGCCCCGGCCCGGGCAGTTGCGCGGGGATGTTCACGGCCAACACCATGGCCTGCATCACCGAGGCCCTGGGCCTGAGCCTGCCCGGCTGCGCCTGCGCCCTGGCCGCCGGCCCGGAAAAGCGGCGCATCGCCCGCGACAGCGGCCTCAAGATCGTCGAGCTGGCGTCCAGGGATCTGCGGCCCTCGGCCATCCTGACCCCGGCCGCCTTTGAAAACGCCTGCCGGGTGGACCTGGCCCTGGGCGGCAGCACCAACACCGCCCTGCATCTGCCGGCCATCGCCCACGCCGCCGGCGTGAGCTTCGGCCTGGCCGACTTCGACCGCCTCGCGCGCCAGACGCCCCACCTGTGCTCGATGAGCCCCGGTGGGCCCATGCACATGGAAAACCTGGGCGCGGCCGGCGGCGTGGGCGGCGTGCTGCGGGCGCTGGCCCCGTTGATCGACGCCTCCTGCCTGGCCGTGGGCGGGAGCATCGCCGACTACATGACCGAGCGCCAGCCCGATCTGGTCGTCGACGGCCAGTTGGTGATCCACCCCCTTAGCGCGCCGGTGCACGACCAGGGCGGCATCGCCGTGCTGCGCGGCAACCTGGCCCCCGATGGCGCGGTGGTCAAGCAGACCGCCGTGGCCCCGGAGATGATGCGCCACCAAGGCCCGGCCCAGGTCTTTGACAGCGAGGACGCCGCCGTGGCGGCCTACGACCAGGGCCGCATCCGGCCCGGCGGCGTGCTGGTGGTGCGCTACGAGGGGCCGGCCGGCGGGCCGGGCATGCGCGAGATGCTGGCCCTGACCGCCCTGATCTCGGGCGGGCCGCTGAGCGGCAAGGTGGCCCTGATCACCGACGGCCGCTTCAGCGGCGGCAGCCGGGGCGCGGCCATCGGCCACGTATCGCCCGAGGCGGCCCAGGGCGGGTTGATCGGCCTGGTGGCCGACGGCGACATGATCGAGATAGACATCCCCGGCCGTCGCCTGGAGCTTGCGGTTGCGGCCGAGGAGTTGGAGCGCCGTCGCCAGGCCTGGCGGCGGCCCGCGGCCAAATTCGCCCGCGGCCCCCTGGCCCGCTACGCCGCCCTGGTGGGCAGCGCGGCCGGCGGCGCGGTGTTGAGGGACGATTTCTCCCAAGGGAGCAGATGAGATGAGCAGCGCGGCAAAAGCGAAAAACAAACCCCAGGCCGGAACCTACAACGGCGCCGACGCCGTGGTCGACGCCCTGCGCGCCCAAGGCGTGGAGCTTATCTTCGGCATGGTCGGCGGGCAGATCATGCCCGTCTACGACGCCTTGCACCGCCACCACTGCTTTGGCCACGTGCTGGTGGGCCACGAGCAGGGCGCGGCCCACATGGCCGAGGGCTACGCCCGGGCCACCGGCAAGCCCGGCGTGATCATGACCACCAGCGGCCCCGGCGCCACCAACCTGGTCACCGGCCTGGCCGACGCCTTCATGGACTCCACCCCGGTGGTGGCCATCACCGGCCAGGTGGCCAGCACCCTGCTGGGCAATGACGCCTTCCAAGAGGCCGACATGCGCGGCATCACCATGCCCATCACCAAGCACAACTATCAGGTGCAAAACGCCGACGATCTGCCCGAGATCTTCGCCGAGGCCTTTTACGTGGCCCTCAGCGGCCGGCCCGGCCCGGTGCTCATCGACCTGCCCCGCGACGTGGCCGTCAGCCCCTGCCAGCCGCGCCAGGCCACGCCCATGCCGCCCACCGGCTACAAGCCGCCGTTCAAGCCCCATCCGTTGCAGGTCGAGCGGGCCTTGTCACTGATGGCCCAGGCCCAGCGGCCGGTGATCATCGCCGGCGGCGGGGTGATCCACGCCGGGGCCCACGAGTCGCTGCGCAAGCTGGCCGAGCTGACTGGTTTTCCGGTGAGCACCACGCTGATGGGCCTGGGCGGCCTGCCGGCCGATCATCCCCTGAGCCTGGGCATGCCCGGCATGCACGGCACCGGCTACGCCAATCTGGCCATTTACAACGCCGATCTGCTGCTGGTGGTCGGTTGCCGGCTCGACGACCGCGTCACCGGCAACGTGGCCAAGTTCTCGCCCGGCTCCAAGGTCATCCACGTCGACGTGGACGCCTCCGAGATCGGCAAGAACCTGGAGTGCCAAGTGCCCATCGTCGGCGACGCCGGCCAGGCCCTGGCCCAACTGCTGGCCGGGGCCCAGGCCTGGCCCGAGCGCCCCGACACCACGGCCTGGCGCAAGCAGATCGACCAGTGGAAAAAGAAATACCCCATGGTCTATCCTAAAAGCGACGACGTCATCGCCCCCCAGTGGGCCATCCAGGAGGTGGGCAAGCTCCTGGCCCCCGAGGACATCGTCGTCACCGGCGTGGGCCAGCACCAGATGTTCGTGGCCCAATATTATCCCTTCCGCCGGCCGCGCACGATGATCAGCAGCGGCGGGCTGGGCACCATGGGCTTTGGCCTGCCGGCGGCCATCGGGGCCCAGATGGGCGCGCCCGAGCGCCAGGTGGTCTGCTTTGACGGCGACGGCTCGTTTTTGATGAACATCCAGGAGCTGGCCACGGCCGTGCGCTATCGGGTGCCATTGGTGGCGGTGGTGCTCAACAACGCCTGGCTGGGCATGGTGGCCCAGTGGCAGCGCATGTTCTACGATCGGCGCATGAGCCAGTCCGAAACCGCCGCGCCGCCCTACGATAAGGTGGCCCAGGCCTTTGGCGCGCTGGGCAAACGGGTCGAGCGGCCCGAGGAGTTCGTGCCGGCCATGCAGTGGGCCCTGCGCGAGGCCAAGGCCCAGAAGCTGCCGGTGGTCTTGGACGTGATGATCGAGCGCGAGGCCAAGGTGCTGCCGATGGTGCCGCCGGGCGGCGCCAACGCCGAGTTCATCCCCTGCCAGAGCGGAGATTGCCAATGAGCGAGGAATATTGCCCCATTTCGGTGCTGGTGCGCAACGAGCCAGGCGTGCTGGCGCGGGTGGCCGGCCTGTTCGCCCGGCGGGGCTTCAACATCAACAGCCTGGCCGTTGGCGAGACCGAAGACCCCCAGGTCAGCCGCATCACGGTGGTGGTCAAGGGCGACCCCCACACCGTCGATCAGGCGGTCAAGCAACTGCGGCGGCTGGTCAGCGTGATCAAGGTGCGCGATCAATCCACAATGCCGCGCGTCGAGCGGGGCCTGGCCCTGATCAAGGTGCGGGCCACGCCGGCCCAGCGCGGCGAGATCATGCAGTTGGCCGGCGTTTTCCGGGCCAACGTCGATCACGTCGACGGCCACTGCATGGTCATCGAGGTCAGCGGCAACCGCAACAAGATCGAGGCGATGATTGACATGCTAAAGCCCTATGGCATCATGGAGCTGGCCCGCACCGGCCAGATCGTCCTGGCCCGCGTGCGCTCCATCCACCAGGGCATGGAAGGGGCCGGCAGCGCCTACGTGCCCGACCCCGACGAAGACCCCCAGGCGACCTACAACGTTTATCAACAAAGTTGAGGAGATAAAATGTCGGTGACCATTTATTATCAAAAAGACTGCGACATGGGCCTGCTCAAAGGCAAAAAGATCTGCGTGCTGGGTTATGGCTCCCAGGGCCGCGCCCACGCCAACAACCTGCACGATTCGGGCCTGGACGTGACCGTGGCCCTGCGCGAGGGTTCGGCCACCTTCCAGCGCGTGCAAGACGATGGCCTCAAGGCCGCGCCCGTGGCCCAGGCCGTGGCCCAGGCCGACCTGGTCTGCTTCCTGCTGCCCGACCAGGTCCAGGCCGACGTCTACAACGCGGTGGTGGCCCCCAACCTGAAAAAAGGCGCGGCCATTCTCTTTGCCCACGGCTTCAACATCCACTATGGCCAGATCGTGCCGCCGGCCGACGTGGACGTGCTGATGGTGGCCCCCAAAGGCCCCGGCAAGCTGGTGCGCGACCTCTACGTGGCCGGCCAGGGCGTGCCCTGCCTGATCGCCATCCACCAGGACGCCTCGGGCAAGGCCAAGGACTTGGGCCTGGCCTACGCCGCCGGCATCGGCGGGGCCCGGGCCGGCGTCATCGAAACCTCGTTCAAGGAAGAGACCGAGACCGACCTCTTTGGCGAACAAGCCGTCTTGTGCGGCGGGCTCACCGCCCTGATGAAGGCCGGCTTCGAGACCTTGGTCGACGCCGGTTACGCCCCGGAGATGGCCTACTTCGAGTGCATCAACGAGATGAAGCTCATCGTCGACCTGATCTACCAGGGCGGCATGACCAACATGCGCCGCTTCATCTCCGACACGGCCAAGTTCGGCGACGTCACCCGCGGGCCCAGGGTCATCGACGACTACGTGCGCCAGAACATGGAAGAGATCCTCACCGAGATTCAAAACGGCGAGTTCGCCCGCGAGTGGATCTTGGAAAACAAGGCCAACCGCCCGGTGTTCAACGCCCTTTTGCGGGCCGACGAGGCCCACGAGATGGAAGAAGTCGGCGCGCGCCTGCGCTCGATGATGAACTGGCTCTAGGCCTGAAAAACGTCGGCCGGGGCCTCGCCGCGAGGCCCCTTTGGCCCGCCCCCGCAAAATGCTTGAACCACGGGCCGGGGCGGGCTATTTTGCCTTTGTGACCAAAAAAACGCGCGCGCCTCCGCTGGCGGAAGCGCGCGAGGGGCCGTTTCGTCGCGGCCGTCGGGAGTTTTTCGCCCATGCCCAGCCTCATCGACAAGATTTGGGACGCCCACGTGGTCCTGCGCGAGCCGGGACGGCCGGCGCTGCTCTACGTCGACCGTCACCTGGTTCACGAGGTCACCTCGCCCCAGGCCTTCCAGGGCCTGCGCCTGGCCGGTCGCCGGGTGCGCCGGCCCGACCTGACCTTCGCCGTCTGCGACCACGTCGTGCCCACCGACAGCCGCCAGCGGCCCCTGGCCGACCAGGTCGCCGAGACCCAGCTGGCCGCCCTGGAGCAAAACGCCGCCCAGTTTGGCGTGACCTTTTTTGGCATGGAAGACCCGCGCCAGGGCGTCATTCACGTGGTCATGGCCGAGCAAGGGGTGATCCTGCCGGGCGCCACGGTCTTTTGCGGCGACAGCCACACCGCCACCCACGGCGCTTTCGGCGCGCTGGCCTTTGGCGTGGGCACCAGCGAGGTCGAGCATATCCTGGCCACCCAGACCCTGGCCCAGGCCAAGCCCAAGAGCATGGCCGTGCGTTTTGTCGGCCAATTGCCGGCCGGCCTTTCGGCCAAGGACATGGCGCTGGCCTTCATCGGCCAGGTGGGCGCGGCCGGCGGCACGGGCCATCTGGTCGAATACATGGGCCCGGCCGTGGAGGCCCTGTCCATGGAAGGCCGCATGACGCTGTGCAACATGTCGGTGGAGTGCGGGGCCAAGGCCGGCCTGGTGGCCCCCGATCAGACGACTTTTGACTATCTGCAAGGTCGGCCCTTCGCGCCCAAGGGCGCCGATTGGGACGAGGCCGTGGCCTGTTGGCGCGCGCTCAAATCCGACGCCGACGCGGTCTTTGACGCCGAGGTCGTCGTCGACCTCAGCGGCCTGGAGCCCCAGGTGACCTGGGGCATCAACCCCGGCCAGGCCACCGGCCTGAGCGGCCGCGTGCCCGATCCGGCGGCCATGGCCGACCCCGAGCAGCAACGGGCCGCCATCAAGGCCCTGGCCTACATGGGCCTGGAGCCGGGGCAAAAAATCGCCGACCTGGCCGTGGATTACGTGTTCATCGGCTCGTGCACCAACGGCCGCATCCAAGACCTGCGCGCGGCGGCGGCGGTGGTCAAGGGCCGCAAGGTCGCCCCGGGCGTGACGGCCCTGGTCGTGCCCGGCTCGGGCCTGGTGCGGGCCCAGGCCGAGGCCGAGGGCCTGGACCGGGTGTTCATCGAGGCCGGCTTCCAGTGGCGGCTGGCCGGCTGTTCGATGTGCCTGGCCATGAACCCCGACGTGCTGCCCAGCGGCAAACGCTGCGCCAGCACCAGCAACCGCAATTTCGAGGATAGGCAGGGCCGGGGCGGGCGCACCCATTTGTGTTCGCCGGCCACGGCCGCGGCCTCGGCCATCGCCGGCAGGCTGGCCGACGCCAGGACGCTCTAGGCGGGCGGGCCGGGGGGATCGGCTCCCCGGCCCGCGCCGTGACGGCGCGAGTGAATTCATGACCCACGCGCAACTGATCGACCTGGCGATGACGCGCATCGGCCAAGCCCTGACCGCGGCCCTGGCGCCGGGCGCGAGCGCCGTGCTCAGCCATGTCGCGGCCGACTTTTTCGGCCCGCCGGACGGGCTGGAGCGGCCAGAGGTGACGGTGGACGTGCAAAAGGCCGGCCGCACCATGGCCTTTGCCGGGGCCTTTGTCTGGCGGGATGGCCAGCGACTGGCCAGGGTCAGCGCCGTCTACAGGGTTCGACCGGCCGCCGAGCCGACAACCTGAGCCGGACGCCCCAGCGGGCGGCCGGCCCCCAAGGATGCGACCATATGGAAAAATTCGAGACTTTCACCGGCGTGGTGGCCCCCCTCGACGTGGCCAACGTCGACACCGACCAGATCATCCCCAAGCAGTTCCTCAAGCTGGTCGACCGGGCCGGCTTTGGGCAATACGCCTTTTACAACTGGCGCTTCAAGCCCGACGGCCAGCCCGACGAGGGCTTCGTGCTCAACCAGCCGCGCTATCAGCGGGCGCGCATCCTGCTGGCCCGTGACAACTTTGGCTGCGGCTCCTCGCGCGAGCACGCGCCCTGGGCCCTGGCCCAGTACGGCCAGGGGCTCGGGGTGGTCATCGCCCCCAGCTTCGCCGACATCTTCACCAACAACGCCTTTAATAACGGCATGCTGCTCATCAGCCTGCCGGCGGCGACGATCGACGAGCTCTTCGGGCGCGTGCGGGCCCACGAGGGCTACGCCCTGACCGTGGACCTGGCCGCCCAGCGCCTGAGC
Protein-coding regions in this window:
- the leuC gene encoding 3-isopropylmalate dehydratase large subunit, whose product is MPSLIDKIWDAHVVLREPGRPALLYVDRHLVHEVTSPQAFQGLRLAGRRVRRPDLTFAVCDHVVPTDSRQRPLADQVAETQLAALEQNAAQFGVTFFGMEDPRQGVIHVVMAEQGVILPGATVFCGDSHTATHGAFGALAFGVGTSEVEHILATQTLAQAKPKSMAVRFVGQLPAGLSAKDMALAFIGQVGAAGGTGHLVEYMGPAVEALSMEGRMTLCNMSVECGAKAGLVAPDQTTFDYLQGRPFAPKGADWDEAVACWRALKSDADAVFDAEVVVDLSGLEPQVTWGINPGQATGLSGRVPDPAAMADPEQQRAAIKALAYMGLEPGQKIADLAVDYVFIGSCTNGRIQDLRAAAAVVKGRKVAPGVTALVVPGSGLVRAQAEAEGLDRVFIEAGFQWRLAGCSMCLAMNPDVLPSGKRCASTSNRNFEDRQGRGGRTHLCSPATAAASAIAGRLADARTL
- a CDS encoding hotdog domain-containing protein encodes the protein MTHAQLIDLAMTRIGQALTAALAPGASAVLSHVAADFFGPPDGLERPEVTVDVQKAGRTMAFAGAFVWRDGQRLARVSAVYRVRPAAEPTT
- the leuD gene encoding 3-isopropylmalate dehydratase small subunit → MEKFETFTGVVAPLDVANVDTDQIIPKQFLKLVDRAGFGQYAFYNWRFKPDGQPDEGFVLNQPRYQRARILLARDNFGCGSSREHAPWALAQYGQGLGVVIAPSFADIFTNNAFNNGMLLISLPAATIDELFGRVRAHEGYALTVDLAAQRLSGPDGFACSFEIDPFRKERLLEGLDHIGLTLRHEAAIAAYEQGRQKPWQAAVAKS